Proteins from a single region of Lates calcarifer isolate ASB-BC8 linkage group LG19, TLL_Latcal_v3, whole genome shotgun sequence:
- the tdh2 gene encoding L-threonine dehydrogenase 2 has translation MQLGVRVCVPTVAVLGLFCRGCLSRARSLPGRSVSSLPRQMSRWNSRETCSPPPPQENPRVLITGGLGQLGVGLAQMLRKQYGTENVILSDIKKPPPHVYTSGPFVYADVLDYKHLRELIVNNRITWLVHYSALLSAVGEANVALARKINITGLHNVLDLALENCLRLFVPSTIGAFGPSSPRDPAPDLCVQRPRTIYGVSKVHGELMGEYLHHKYGLDFRCLRYPGVISVNTPPGGGTTDYAVQIFHDALSTGHHECYLRPDTRLPMMHISDCHRATIEFMQAPECQLSLRTYNIAAMSFTPEEVAQEIRKHLPHLKVTYNPDSVRQTIADSWPVRFDDTNARRDWGWAPAFGLEELVTDMLRSIRDKRTNEGLPVS, from the exons ATGCAGCTGGGTGTGCGGGTCTGTGTGCCCACTGTGGCTGTGCTGGGCCTGTTTTGCCGTGGTTGCCTCAGCAGGGCGAGGAGTCTGCCCGGTCGCAGCGTCAGTTCTCTGCCCAGGCAGATGAGCAGGTGGAACAGCCGGGAGACGTGCAGCCCCCCGCCTCCTCAGGAAAACCCTCGTGTCCTCATCACAG GTGGCCTTGGGCAATTAGGTGTGGGGCTGGCACAAATGCTGAG AAAACAGTATGGAACAGAGAATGTAATCCTGTCAGACATCAAGAAGCCTCCACCTCATGTCTACACCAGTG GTCCATTTGTATATGCTGATGTGTTGGACTACAAACACCTCAGAGAACTGATTGTAAATAATCGTATCACTTGGCTGGTCCACTACAGCGCTCTGCTCAGTGCTGTGGGCGAGGCTAATGTGGCTTTGGCACGCAAGATCAACATCACAG GCCTTCATAATGTGCTGGACTTGGCCTTGGAGAACTGCCTGCGCCTCTTTGTGCCCAGCACCATTGGAGCATTTGGTCCCTCCTCTCCTCGTGACCCGGCCCCTGACCTCTGTGTCCAAAGACCTCGAACCATCTATGGCGTGTCCAAAGTTCATGGAGAATTGATGGGGGAG TATCTCCATCATAAATATGGCCTGGACTTCCGCTGCCTGCGTTACCCAGGTGTGATATCAGTCAACACACCTCCTGGAGGAGGAACAACAG ACTACGCGGTTCAAATCTTCCACGATGCTCTCAGCACAGGTCACCATGAGTGCTACCTGCGACCCGACACCCGTCTTCCCATGATGCATATCTCTGACTGCCACCGTGCCACAATAGAGTTTATGCAAGCTCCAGAGTGCCAGCTGTCCCTGCGTACCTACAACATCGCCGCCATGAGCTTCACTCCAGAAGAGGTGGCCCAAGAAATCCGCAAGCATCTCCCTCACCTCAAGGTCACCTACAATCCTGATTCTGTCCGTCAGACTATCG CAGACAGCTGGCCAGTGAGGTTTGATGACACCAATGCCAGGAGAGACTGGGGCTGGGCACCAGCCTTTGGGCTTGAAGAGCTGGTGACAGACATGTTGCGCTCCATTAGAGACAAGAGGACCAATGAGGGTTTGCCAGTCAGCTAG
- the zgc:154055 gene encoding myotubularin-related protein 9 isoform X1 — MEFSEHIKTANVEDVVLRQPLHPPSRGTLCITGHHLLFSVREEGSSRQVLLLLRNIDAIEKSVENLLGYSSLFSNSGRGERIFGSSGTITIKCKDLRVLQLDIPGMEQCLNIAHSIETLSCLDCVSGMYPFFYRPSDLSLQDQWGLSSPEKHYSQMKELHERWRLSSVNREYSVCPTYPPVVIVPKDINDDMLLKVAKFRQGGRFPVLCYYHRKNGMVIMRSSQPLTGANRKRCSEDELLLQAVIDGSDKGYIIDTRSSQQAQQARMTGGGFESKSCYKRWKRLHRQMERSKALQESLIKLVEACGDESHNMDRWLSKLENSKWLSHVQTALSTAGLLVECVERDGHSVLVHGSEGTDSTLLISTLAQLIMDPCCRTLEGFLALLEREWVQAGHPFQQRCAHSAYSHARLQQESPVFLLLLDCVWQLWRQFPLALGFSEALLLRLATEAYASDYGTFLGNNDQERCSLGVKEKTHCLFQALLRPKEREYYSNPLYERTELAIWPSVHPQSLQLWRGFFLRWTPQARHLEEAQEEIRNMVIEWGKMALS, encoded by the exons ATGGAGTTTTCTGAGCACATCAAGACAGCCAATGTGGAGGATGTTGTGCTCCGGCAGCCCCTACACCCGCCGAGCAGAGGCACCCTGTGCATCACCGGCCACCACCTGCTCTTCTCGGTCAGGGAGGAGGGAAGCTCTCGGCAGGTTTTACTGCTCCTCAGGAACATCGATGCCATTGAGAAAAG TGTGGAAAACCTTTTGGGCTATTCCAGCCTCTTCTCTAACTCAGGCCGTGGTGAAAG gatatTTGGCTCCTCAGGGACAATAACCATCAAGTGTAAAGATCTGCGTGTGCTCCAGCTTGACATCCCAGGCATGGAGCAGTGTCTCAACATTGCACACTCTATTGAG ACCCTGTCCTGCCTGGACTGTGTGTCGGGGATGTATCCTTTCTTTTACAGGCCCTCTGATCTCAGCCTTCAGGACCAGTGGGGTCTTTCATCCCCTGAAAAGCACTACAGTCAAATGAAGGAACTC catgaAAGGTGGAGGTTGAGCAGTGTGAACAGAGAATACTCAGTGTGTCCCACGTATCCCCCAGTTGTTATCGTGCCTAAGGATATAAATGATGACATGCTGCTAAAAGTGGCCAAATTCAGACAGGGAGGACGCTTCCCCGTGCTCTGTTACTACCACAGGAAGAATGGCATG GTAATCATGCGCAGTAGTCAGCCACTGACAGGAGCCAATAGGAAGCGCTGCAGTGAAGATGAACTCCTCCTCCAGGCTGTGATTGATGGCTCAGACAAAGGTTACATTATTGACACCCGCTCCAGTCAGCAGGCCCAGCAGGCCCGGATGACAGGCGGAGGGTTTGAGTCCAAATCGTGCTACAAACGCTGGAAGAGActgcacagacagatggagag gaGTAAAGCACTCCAGGAGAGTCTAATTAAGCTGGTGGAGGCCTGTGGTGATGAGTCCCATAATATGGACCGTTGGCTCAGTAAGCTTGAGAACTCAAAGTGGCTGTCTCATGTCCAAACCGCTCTGTCAACTGCTGGCCTGCTGGTAGAGTGTGTGGAGAG GGACGGTCATTCGGTTCTGGTTCATGGTTCGGAAGGGACAGATTCCACTTTGCTCATCAGCACTCTGGCTCAGCTCATCATGGACCCATGCTGCCGCACACTGGAGGGTTTCCTGGCTCTGCTGGAGAGGGAGTGGGTACAG GCGGGACACCCGTTCCAGCAGCGATGTGCTCACTCGGCCTACTCCCACGCTCGTCTCCAGCAGGAGTCCCCggtcttcctgctgctgctggactgtgTGTGGCAGCTGTGGCGTCAGTTCCCTCTGGCACTGGGATTCTCTGAGGCGCTGCTCCTGAGGCTGGCGACTGAGGCCTACGCCTCCGACTATGGCACCTTCCTTGGCAACAACGATCAGGAAAG GTGTTCTCTGGGAGTGAAAGAGAAGACTCACTGTTTGTTCCAGGCCCTGCTGAGGCCTAAGGAGAGGGAGTATTACTCTAACCCCCTGTATGAGCGCACTGAGCTGGCAATCTGGCCTTCAGTCCACCCTCAGTCCCTGCAGCTCTGGAGAG GCTTTTTTCTGAGGTGGACCCCGCAGGCTCGTCATCTGGAGGAGGCTCAGGAGGAAATAAGAAACATGGTCATTGAGTGGGGGAAGATGGCACTCAGCTGA
- the zgc:154055 gene encoding myotubularin-related protein 9 isoform X2 has translation MEFSEHIKTANVEDVVLRQPLHPPSRGTLCITGHHLLFSVREEGSSRQVLLLLRNIDAIEKRIFGSSGTITIKCKDLRVLQLDIPGMEQCLNIAHSIETLSCLDCVSGMYPFFYRPSDLSLQDQWGLSSPEKHYSQMKELHERWRLSSVNREYSVCPTYPPVVIVPKDINDDMLLKVAKFRQGGRFPVLCYYHRKNGMVIMRSSQPLTGANRKRCSEDELLLQAVIDGSDKGYIIDTRSSQQAQQARMTGGGFESKSCYKRWKRLHRQMERSKALQESLIKLVEACGDESHNMDRWLSKLENSKWLSHVQTALSTAGLLVECVERDGHSVLVHGSEGTDSTLLISTLAQLIMDPCCRTLEGFLALLEREWVQAGHPFQQRCAHSAYSHARLQQESPVFLLLLDCVWQLWRQFPLALGFSEALLLRLATEAYASDYGTFLGNNDQERCSLGVKEKTHCLFQALLRPKEREYYSNPLYERTELAIWPSVHPQSLQLWRGFFLRWTPQARHLEEAQEEIRNMVIEWGKMALS, from the exons ATGGAGTTTTCTGAGCACATCAAGACAGCCAATGTGGAGGATGTTGTGCTCCGGCAGCCCCTACACCCGCCGAGCAGAGGCACCCTGTGCATCACCGGCCACCACCTGCTCTTCTCGGTCAGGGAGGAGGGAAGCTCTCGGCAGGTTTTACTGCTCCTCAGGAACATCGATGCCATTGAGAAAAG gatatTTGGCTCCTCAGGGACAATAACCATCAAGTGTAAAGATCTGCGTGTGCTCCAGCTTGACATCCCAGGCATGGAGCAGTGTCTCAACATTGCACACTCTATTGAG ACCCTGTCCTGCCTGGACTGTGTGTCGGGGATGTATCCTTTCTTTTACAGGCCCTCTGATCTCAGCCTTCAGGACCAGTGGGGTCTTTCATCCCCTGAAAAGCACTACAGTCAAATGAAGGAACTC catgaAAGGTGGAGGTTGAGCAGTGTGAACAGAGAATACTCAGTGTGTCCCACGTATCCCCCAGTTGTTATCGTGCCTAAGGATATAAATGATGACATGCTGCTAAAAGTGGCCAAATTCAGACAGGGAGGACGCTTCCCCGTGCTCTGTTACTACCACAGGAAGAATGGCATG GTAATCATGCGCAGTAGTCAGCCACTGACAGGAGCCAATAGGAAGCGCTGCAGTGAAGATGAACTCCTCCTCCAGGCTGTGATTGATGGCTCAGACAAAGGTTACATTATTGACACCCGCTCCAGTCAGCAGGCCCAGCAGGCCCGGATGACAGGCGGAGGGTTTGAGTCCAAATCGTGCTACAAACGCTGGAAGAGActgcacagacagatggagag gaGTAAAGCACTCCAGGAGAGTCTAATTAAGCTGGTGGAGGCCTGTGGTGATGAGTCCCATAATATGGACCGTTGGCTCAGTAAGCTTGAGAACTCAAAGTGGCTGTCTCATGTCCAAACCGCTCTGTCAACTGCTGGCCTGCTGGTAGAGTGTGTGGAGAG GGACGGTCATTCGGTTCTGGTTCATGGTTCGGAAGGGACAGATTCCACTTTGCTCATCAGCACTCTGGCTCAGCTCATCATGGACCCATGCTGCCGCACACTGGAGGGTTTCCTGGCTCTGCTGGAGAGGGAGTGGGTACAG GCGGGACACCCGTTCCAGCAGCGATGTGCTCACTCGGCCTACTCCCACGCTCGTCTCCAGCAGGAGTCCCCggtcttcctgctgctgctggactgtgTGTGGCAGCTGTGGCGTCAGTTCCCTCTGGCACTGGGATTCTCTGAGGCGCTGCTCCTGAGGCTGGCGACTGAGGCCTACGCCTCCGACTATGGCACCTTCCTTGGCAACAACGATCAGGAAAG GTGTTCTCTGGGAGTGAAAGAGAAGACTCACTGTTTGTTCCAGGCCCTGCTGAGGCCTAAGGAGAGGGAGTATTACTCTAACCCCCTGTATGAGCGCACTGAGCTGGCAATCTGGCCTTCAGTCCACCCTCAGTCCCTGCAGCTCTGGAGAG GCTTTTTTCTGAGGTGGACCCCGCAGGCTCGTCATCTGGAGGAGGCTCAGGAGGAAATAAGAAACATGGTCATTGAGTGGGGGAAGATGGCACTCAGCTGA
- the fam167b gene encoding protein FAM167A, with protein MDFKEFGDDSSEGHTEDLDSVKALTEKLNLQTRRPSYLEWQERVQSRPWKENCSAGSPDSGGQVVSMPAILRNENSELVVRNICGFDTIDDALEFLRKELREMQVQDNRLARQLIRLRGEIHRLKVEQVCDRHKEMLDDASYELEECGEESDLLCDIPMKATFALSTPLKHLGLTKMNINSRRFSLC; from the exons ATGGATTTTAAAGAGTTTGGAGATGACTCCTCCGAGGGACACACTGAGGATCTGGACAGCGTGAAAGCGCTCACGGAGAAGCTGAACTTACAGACTCGCAGACCATCCTATCTGGAGTGGCAGGAGCGGGTACAGAGTCGACCGTGGAAGGAAAACTGTTCAGCAGGCAGTCCGGACTCTGGAGGGCAAGTCGTTTCCATGCCTGCAATTTTGCGAAATGAGAACTCAGAGCTGGTTGTGCGCAACATCTGTGGCTTTGACACTATTGATGATGCTTTGGAGTTTCTGAGAAAAGAGCTA AGGGAGATGCAGGTTCAGGACAACCGTCTGGCCCGTCAGCTGATCCGTCTGCGTGGGGAGATCCACCGTCTGAAGGTGGAGCAAGTGTGCGACCGCCACAAGGAGATGCTGGACGACGCAAGTTACGAGCTGGAGGAGTGCGGAGAGGAGTCGGACCTGCTGTGTGACATCCCCATGAAGGCCACTTTCGCCCTGTCCACCCCTCTAAAACACCTGGGCCTCACCAAGATGAACATCAACTCCAGACGGTTCTcactgtgttaa